A single region of the Lotus japonicus ecotype B-129 chromosome 4, LjGifu_v1.2 genome encodes:
- the LOC130712612 gene encoding uncharacterized protein LOC130712612, translating into MRKPYQRPTAQVPNVVRGAAPVSKEDVTCYKCNEKGHYANECGKEIVCWRCRKPGHVERNCPSAARTEPVLNTARGRRPSAPGRVFAISGEQAAVTDDLIQGTCLIAGTSLMVLFDSGATHSFIAEDCVKKLGLLTADLPFDLVVTTPAADRLVTRTACLQCPLVYEDRKFFANLVCLGLKELDVILGMDWLAQYHVLLDCANKAVVFPDPGVTDYLNSYSLGKGSPAYVNSIVAEAKHDGDVRNILVVQEYVDVFPEDVPGLPPVRETEFSIDIVPGIGPISMAPYRMAPAEFVELAKQLDDLSSKGFIQPSVSPWGAPVLLKVLRLNGALWAKEG; encoded by the coding sequence ATGAGAAAGCCTTACCAGCGCCCAACTGCCCAAGTGCCAAATGTTGTGAGGGGAGCAGCCCCTGTTTCAAAGGAGGACGTGACCTGCTACAAGTGTAACGAGAAGGGACACTATGCCAACGAGTGTGGCAAGGAGATTGTATGCTGGCGATGCCGGAAGCCAGGTCATGTGGAGAGGAATTGCCCGAGTGCGGCCAGGACCGAGCCAGTGCTGAATACTGCCAGAGGGAGACGACCATCTGCTCCAGGTCGTGTCTTTGCTATTTCAGGAGAACAGGCTGCTGTTACTGATGACCTTATCCAGGGTACGTGTCTTATTGCTGGAACATCACTAATGGTTTTATTTGATTCGGGTGCTACACACTCATTCATTGCTGAGGATTGTGTGAAGAAGCTAGGGCTACTGACTGCTGATCTACCCTTCGATCTGGTGGTGACAACCCCTGCCGCTGATCGACTAGTTACACGCACGGCATGCTTGCAATGTCCGTTGGTttacgaggatcggaagttcttTGCGAACCTCGTCTGTTTAGGGCTCAAAGAGCTGGATGTGATcttgggaatggattggttagcGCAATATCACGTGCTCTTAGATTGTGCTAACAAGGCGGTAGTATTCCCAGATCCCGGCGTTACGGATTACTTAAACTCGTACAGCCTGGGGAAGGGTTCACCGGCGTATGTGAACTCTATCGTTGCCGAAGCAAAACATGATGGTGATGTGCGCAATATCTTGGTGGTACAGGAGTATGTCGATGTGTTTCCCGAAGACGTGCCCGGTTTGCCACCAGTCAGAGAGACGGAGTTCTCTATTGACATTGTGCCCGGTATTGGACCAATATCGATGGCACCTTATCGTATGGCCCCAGCGGAGTTTGTAGAGTTGGCAAAGCAGTTGGATGATCTCTCCTCAAAGGGATTCATTCAACCTAGCGTATCGCCATGGGGTGCACCTGtgctattg